From one Nocardioides sp. Kera G14 genomic stretch:
- the lepA gene encoding translation elongation factor 4, which produces MTAPLPGRTDPAIIRNFCIIAHIDHGKSTLADRMLGITGVLGERDAKAQYLDRMDIERERGITIKSQAVRMPWTVTPEAATEVGVEAGTYILNMIDTPGHVDFTYEVSRSLQACEAAILLVDAAQGIEAQTLANLYLAMGADLRIIPVLNKIDLPSANVEKYALELANLVGCEPEDVLLTSAKTGLGVEALLNQIVAQVPAPVGVADAPARALIFDSVYDTYRGVVTYVRVVDGKLTHRDKIKMMSNGVVHEMLEIGVISPEPMKCDSLGVGETGYLITGVKDVRQSRVGDTVTTNSHPATEALGGYEHPNPMVYAGLYPIDGDDYPTLRESLEKLQLNDAALTFEPETSGALGFGFRIGFLGLLHMEITRERLEREFNLDLISTAPNVVYNVVLEDGREIEVTNPSEYPDGKIAEVREPIVKATILSPSDYIGTIMELCQQKRGTLLGMDYLSEDRVEMRYILPMGEIAFDFFDQLKSKTKGYASLNYEFDGEQAADLVKVDILLQGEPVDAFSAIVHRDAAYSYGVMLAGKLKDLIPRQQFEVPIQAAIGARVIARETIRAIRKDVLAKCYGGDITRKRKLLEKQKEGKKRMKMVGRVEVPQEAFVAALSTTQPAEKGDKKK; this is translated from the coding sequence TGCATCATCGCGCACATCGACCACGGCAAGTCCACGCTCGCTGACCGCATGCTCGGCATCACGGGCGTGCTCGGGGAACGCGACGCCAAGGCGCAGTACCTCGACCGGATGGACATCGAGCGCGAGCGCGGCATCACGATCAAGAGCCAGGCCGTGCGGATGCCGTGGACCGTCACGCCCGAGGCGGCGACGGAGGTCGGCGTCGAGGCCGGCACCTACATCCTCAACATGATCGACACCCCCGGACACGTCGACTTCACCTACGAGGTGTCCCGGTCCCTGCAGGCCTGCGAGGCCGCGATCCTCCTCGTCGACGCGGCCCAGGGCATCGAGGCGCAGACCCTCGCCAACCTCTACCTGGCCATGGGCGCGGACCTCCGGATCATCCCGGTGCTCAACAAGATCGACCTGCCGTCGGCGAACGTCGAGAAGTACGCGCTCGAGCTCGCCAACCTCGTCGGCTGTGAGCCGGAGGACGTGCTGCTCACGTCGGCCAAGACCGGTCTGGGCGTCGAGGCGCTGCTCAACCAGATCGTCGCGCAGGTGCCGGCTCCGGTCGGCGTCGCGGACGCTCCTGCCCGCGCCCTGATCTTCGACTCGGTCTACGACACCTACCGCGGCGTCGTCACCTACGTCCGTGTCGTCGACGGCAAGCTCACCCACCGCGACAAGATCAAGATGATGTCCAACGGCGTCGTCCACGAGATGCTCGAGATCGGCGTGATCAGCCCCGAGCCGATGAAGTGCGACTCGCTCGGCGTCGGCGAGACCGGCTACCTCATCACTGGCGTGAAGGACGTCCGCCAGTCCCGCGTCGGTGACACGGTCACGACGAACAGCCACCCCGCCACGGAGGCGCTCGGCGGCTACGAGCACCCCAACCCGATGGTGTACGCCGGCCTCTACCCGATCGACGGCGACGACTATCCAACGCTGCGTGAGTCGCTGGAGAAGCTCCAGCTCAACGACGCCGCGCTGACGTTCGAGCCGGAGACCTCGGGTGCTCTGGGCTTCGGGTTCCGCATCGGCTTCCTCGGCCTGCTGCACATGGAGATCACTCGCGAGCGGCTCGAGCGCGAGTTCAACCTCGACCTGATCTCCACCGCGCCCAACGTGGTCTACAACGTCGTCCTCGAGGACGGTCGCGAGATCGAGGTGACGAACCCGTCCGAGTATCCGGACGGCAAGATCGCCGAGGTCCGTGAGCCGATCGTGAAGGCGACGATCCTGTCGCCGTCGGACTACATCGGCACCATCATGGAGCTCTGCCAGCAGAAGCGCGGCACGCTGCTCGGCATGGACTACCTCTCCGAGGACCGTGTCGAGATGCGCTACATCCTGCCGATGGGCGAGATCGCGTTCGACTTCTTCGACCAGCTCAAGTCCAAGACCAAGGGCTACGCCTCACTGAACTACGAGTTCGACGGCGAGCAGGCCGCGGACCTGGTGAAGGTCGACATCCTGCTCCAGGGCGAGCCGGTCGACGCCTTCTCGGCGATCGTGCACCGCGACGCCGCCTACTCGTACGGCGTCATGCTGGCCGGCAAGCTCAAGGACCTCATCCCGCGTCAGCAGTTCGAGGTCCCGATCCAGGCCGCCATCGGCGCCCGCGTGATCGCCCGCGAGACCATCCGCGCGATCCGCAAGGACGTGCTCGCCAAGTGCTACGGCGGTGACATCACCCGTAAGCGCAAGCTGCTCGAGAAGCAGAAGGAGGGCAAGAAGCGGATGAAGATGGTCGGCCGCGTCGAGGTCCCCCAGGAGGCGTTCGTCGCCGCCCTCTCCACCACCCAGCCCGCCGAGAAGGGCGACAAGAAGAAGTAG